A segment of the Anopheles cruzii chromosome 2, idAnoCruzAS_RS32_06, whole genome shotgun sequence genome:
GCTATTCATGAGAAAGTTTCAAAGATAATTTTATGCTacgtttttcatttcaaacgaATCGTTACGGCAATGCTGCCGGTGTATCAAAGTTGGcagagtgtgtgcgtgagctCGTGCAGCCGATTCAATTTCGCACTCGTGTCCGGCCGCGTGCTGATCGACCGTACAACCCCTGAAAAGGTGTTCATTCTCTTTGGATTGTGCCCTCGAACGGTTAAGGCCCCATTGATCGCGCTCCCGCCGGTTTTCAAGTTCTACAGTCAAGTGTTCTACCACTGAGCTATATACCCCAttcaaaatggcaaagaaaccAGATCCCTATGGATTCGCCAAGGATTTCCTGGCCGGTGGCATTTCTGCTGCTATCTCGAAAACGGCCGTAGCACCGATCGAACGCgtcaagctgctgctgcaggtccAAGCTGCTTCCAAGCAGATCAGTGTCGACAAGCAGTACAAAGGTGAGCCTTAAGTTGACACTGTTCTTGCTTCTGGTGCTCCCGGGACGCGTAGGACGGCATGTAAaaagtgtttgtgtgcgtgtgaccCTGGGGTGGGAATTCCCGCTATCGCCGGCTTCGAAAAAGCGTGCTTCCAAAATCACCAGTGGAACGCCACCTGGGAAAACCAACACCCCGAGAGAGCTCCATTGCGGGTACCGTGAGAATTGGCACGATGTGGAAGTGAAGTGGCGTTGCTTCGGCTGCCCAACATCGTGCGCACATTCGAGACGCCATgttggattggattttttcCCTTCGCTGGTATAATGAAATCACCGAAGGTGGTGGATTTAATGGTCAAAACGCCTCTAACACCACATCCAAACGGCGTTGAAATGGTGAATATTAGCGGTCATCGCTTGCCGCGGTCACCTCGTGTGCCttgaaaataatgtttgcTAATATTTGCCTGTATCTATCACACCGCCCCCCAACGTGCTTCACGTGATGCGAAAAATTGTTGGTTATGTAACGCTGGTCACATGTAACTGGTACTAGCCGCACTGGAATCGTTCTAATAAAAAGCCCGAAGAAGCCAGAAAATCGATGGAAAACACATTTGAAAGAACGCGAAACGAGTGCACGGACGTTAGGgcactttttgtttgttacaaAACGATACACTTACTGATTCTAACACTAATGTTCCACCTCTTCACACGACTCGTCTATAGGTATCGTCGACTGCTTCGTTCGCATCCCGAAGGAGCAGGGCATCGGTGCCTTCTGGCGCGGTAATTTGGCCAACGTTATCCGGTATTTCCCGACCCAGGCCCTGAACTTCGCCTTCAAGGATGTCTACAAACAGATCTTCCTTGGTGGCGTCGACAAGAACACCCAGTTCTGGCGCTACTTCCTCGGAAATCTCGGATCCGGCGGTGCTGCCGGAGCCACGTCGCTCTGCTTCGTCTACCCGCTTGACTTCGCCCGTACACGTCTGGGTGCGGACGTTGGCCGCGGTGCTGGTGAACGCGAGTACAATGGGCTGCTTGATTGCTTGAAGAAAACGGTCAAGTCGGACGGCATCGTCGGTCTGTACCGTGGCTTCAACGTGTCCGTTCAGGGTATTATCATCTATCGTGCAGCCTACTTCGGTTGCTTCGATACCGCCAAGGGAATGCTGCCAGACCCGAAGAACACTTCGCTCCTAGTTTCTTGGGCCATCGCACAGGTAAGCGGTCGTTGGGCGTTATGTAACATTTTTCTCCAACTAACGCGCTATCGATTAGTGTAAAAACTCTTCTTCGACCTTCCTGTACCACGTAGTAGTAAGGGGATAACACCCCGACAAGGTAAAAGAAGGAGAGGGGTGGTTGGCCAGTAGGACACATGACACGTTTGTTTGTCCGTGACTTGAAACTGTTGCCACAGCGATTAACGAGACGCGATCTGCTAGGAAACGGCTGTAGTAAATGCGTCTCGGTTGTCCCCAGCCCATTATCAGATTATTATGAGTTGTGGCCATTGGCACGGATTCTGCTGATAGCAATCGGCGGAGAAGAGGCTAGAAGTAGTTTACTCCTCTCATTCAGTAAATAGTTTACGAATACGCGACTCGCCCTTAGAGCGGCGCCCGGTGGCAGAATGATCATTGTGACCAATCAGCTGGGTTCAGTCTGTGTGGTTACGTAAACACCACTCAATTCAACCTCTGCACCGCGGAAGTCCTTTTTTCGGAGCATAATAGTGGCTTCCGTTGGTCGCCAAATCGATGAGCTCTATAATGGGGTTGAAGGTgtaagcgcgcgcgctgtacTACTTCCTAAACTGCAACTACTACTAGCATACGGAGTGACGCGCAGGTCATGACGCAAGTGTCAAATTTTTCTCCAAGAATACCCACCATACAGTACACCACCACTGTCCAATGCCAATGCCTACTTGTGGCGCACTGTGACAGTGATTGCTTCAAATTCAGCGTGTACTTTGGAATGTGTTTGCATAACTTCTTTCTGCTGGTGCTGACGGAGAACCCAGTGTTCTACGCGGCATTTTGATTATACAACACCATCTCATACGACATACACACAATTCGTGTCCCTACGCCATGTCGCGTACACTTTATTGTCATATGTATTTATATTTAGAGAGTGGAAAGCCATTTTTGCTCCtagtttttttcgtttgctggTCACGTTTGACGTTCTACGGTAATGCCAAATGGTTttcaaaaaaagaaatgctCCATGAGCTACCGCTGCGGGAAGGGCATCTTCGTTTACTTTGCCTAGCGCCTCGTTACTAGGGTGGTGGTTGTTCTATTTCGCTCCCCCCAGATTCAAGGTCATATCAATTGGTGGAGAAAATCAACAGCATCTGCTACGATGGTTTAGGATGCGAACATCGAAGCATTCTTGACCTTACCGAACAGTGCAAAATGCTACTTCGTTTGCATTATAAGTGCATCTGGGCAGCTTTGCTTGCCCTGattaattttctgttttcgaGTGCGTAAGCACATCCGAATCTTAGTAAGAGATTCCTGAAAAAGAACACAATTGAGGCATTTTGGTGGATGGAGATGTACTTATACAACATTGGTGGCATTGCAATACATTGCCTTTTGAACTGCACCTTCGCACGCGTCGCGTTCCTATCGTCACCCCGATGAAAGAAAGATTTCGAAACATTTGCCCCTCATAGCAGCCCTTGCGTGCGACTGCAAAACACTTGACGGCAGCGGCCGTGCTCTTCAATCAGCCTACTGTTGAGCTGGTTCTTCTGAGAATActagagaaaaaacaaactctgGCCGACTGGCGTCACTTCCCCGCGTAGGTCTTGTGTGATATGCTGCTGTGCCAGCTGAGCGGATATTTATAGTAAAGAAGTCCCGCttaaagaaaaaggaaaactaccccgaccgacggtggtgatCCCATTCAGCGGTTTGAGAAATTTCCTCTTCAGGCAGCCCTCTGACGATAAAACTTTTTATTAATGGTGGTGTCCCGTCAcgaaaaaataattcaaacacaCGTGGTGCGTGTAGTATTCGAATTTTAGAAACAATCGCTTATTGCACGTTACATCCTTTCAGCAGGGTATGCTTTTCGCCATATTATATAACGCCCTGTCTGGCCGCCTTCCACTTTTTACGACTACTGTGACGCAACGAAACTCGTTACACAACCACACAACTCCTTCTGTGGCCTTGGATCCAAAGTTGCCGGTAATCGATACCACCACTCCCTTCACCGACTCGGAAAAGGATTATTTTTGAACCATACGTCACTTCCCCCCCGCTCGCAGCGAAACAATAATTTGGAATGCCGTCGGATTGGGCTCACGTTGTTTCTACTGTGGAACacataatgtttcatttcaaaaaaGATCGCACAATTGCGAGATTAAAGAACGAGCACATCACAGCCACAGCTTACTGTGATGTTTCAAACCGATGTTTAAGTGCCCGATTGAGTTGCTACGCTCGATGATGTTAAtgaacgaacaaacgaaaattgTAACGTTTTTGTGCCCGTCAAACAACTCCAACGTCACATGATTATTTTGTGTCGTCCCCTTGTGCCTTGTCGCTTATCAGTAGCTTCTTAGAAACGGGATTCTACCGCATTTGATAGCCTTGAAAAAAAAGCGCGCTAATAGATAAGGCCACGGCGAGCGGATAGCAGCATCATCGAGACGGCGCCCAATGGCACGCAGCGCGAGGAAAAGGGCGTTGTGTCAATGAGCTCTCTTCAATTTAACCATCATCTGAGACAtgtgaaaacattttacaattAGGATGCGTATGATAACTAAAACTGGCCGTGAAAAACATGCTGTGGAAAGGACATAGGGACTACATTGTAGACAGTTATTTGTTATactaaaattaaaatatgattttttttaaacacatttaattattttaatctcATTAATAACATATTTTCCCGGTCTTCTTCTCCATAAACAGACTGTGACGACGGCTTCCGGTATTATCTCGTATCCGTTCGATACCGTCAGACGGCGCATGATGATGCAGTCTGGCCGTGCCAAGGCTGACATCATGTACAAGAACACGCTCGACTGCTGGGTCAAGATCGGTAAACAGGAGGGTAGCGGCGCGTTCTTCAAGGGTGCGTTCTCCAACGTCCTGCGTGGTACTGGTGGTGCGCTTGTGCTCGTCTTCTACGACGAAGTTAAGGCTCTGTTGGGTTAAGCTCTAGTTGTATTTAGTAATGGAATGGTGTGTCGAGCTAAGCTGAGCTGGCCAAGCAAAAGCAAACCGAGTTTGTGAGCGCGTGAACCTGCTACAACTattactactgctactgcccGGCTGTGCTACCCAGACTCCCCatcagagagaaagaaaccaCATACACAACATCGCACTGCATTCTGCCAAACAACAGCAAAGGCAGCAGTGCAACAAATGCAGTGCGCGGGTCACTCGAACTTTGAGCGAAGCGTAGCATGAGACACAGTAATCGCGCGCCACCGTGCGGTCGTTCTTGCTTTCCCGGATAAAAACGAGTGCACATGCAATGCAATAGAGAGGCACAGAAAACAacaatgaaacagaaaaaacaaaaaatagatTCGAAATATGACCATGGttgaaaacagaaataaacacTAGTCATTTATTTTACAGTAGAAATCAAAAGTGAAACCGGATGAGAAATGGCCGCAGGATGCACACAGGATGGGTGGTGGAGGACAAAGCAGCAATGCTCACCGTTCCAAAACCATCTGTTGGGTGCAAAATAGTTTCCAACTAAGTTTTCGCTGTTAAAGTGTTTTAATTGATAAACATGCTTTGGCGACTACTAAGCTTACAAAGTACCCTGATCTTAAACCATCGGCAATTGCTTGTCGAAGTCAAAATCTACACTGAGATGCGGTTTGCACACTATTCAATGGTATCCCAGGTTTGTGTACTTAGAGTACAGTCTTGGATACGTTCAACGTTGTTCGTTTTAAAGTTCTAACTTTTGATCGATCCATATTCATCTCTAAACGGCTTAGCAATTTTCGGTGACTGATGCTGAATTCGGTTTCATAAATGTGCTTGGTGTGTTTCATGAGCGATGGTTCATCggcaatgttttcgttcgcaTGTGGCGGGCTACGTTTAAGCAGTGATTGTTTTTTGACTACTGCATCGGCGGTCCGCACTTATTTAACCTCCGTAGATGTTCCATTTTTGTCGGGTCCACATTTTCGATTTACCGTTTTAGAAACAACAACCGATACTCTAGGAATTATACTGTTTGAACCACCGTGAACCGCAGTGAAAACATTCGTTTGGTTGCGATGCTTGTTTCTTCTGTAGCAGCTCGTGTTGGCTACTCTCTGCAACTAAATGATGAACCATTCGAATTCCATACGTTGCTTGGACCAGCGTGTACTAAATGCTTTGTTTTATAATTCTAATCACCCATACAGATGCAGCCGAGTGTTAATCTAAACAAGCGTATACACgtatttttttggttcaaaagactaatttataattttgttcTTTTGTTGATTTCACATTAGGCAAtgagttttggaaaatatttttttattggcaAGGTTCTGCGTTAGACATTTGTCTGTTTCTGCAATTTATAAAATGCACCCAACCTGGTGTTGCTTTCAATTCCAACAATAACGTTTTTATAAAACGTTGCTATATTAAAACTATTAAAtgcactttttgttgttgtcttgTGTCACATCCGGAAAGCTTGCATGATCGTGCGCTTCTTAAGGCACGCTACAGAGACTTCCTTTGTCGCGAAATTACTGATACTCCTTGTTCAGCGAACGTCCGATCAGCATCCGTCGAATTTCCGACGTGCCAGCACCGATTTCGTACAACTTGCAATCGCGCATGATACGCCCGGCCGGATAGTCGTTGATGTACCCATTGCCGCCTAAAATTTGAATCGCATCCAATGCGACCTGCGTTGCCTTTTCGGCACAGTACAGAATGACACCGGCACAATCCTTCGGATTCGCCTTTCCCACATCACAGGCTCGCGCCACCGAGTAAAGGTACGCGCGGCACGCGTTCATCGTCGTATACATATCCGCCATCTTTCCCTGTAACAACTGAAACTCTCCGATCCGGGTGTTGAACTGTTTTCGGGTGTGCGCGTACTCGAAAGCAACGTCGCATGCGGCCTGCATCAGTCCAACGGGACCCGCGGCCAGCACCAGTCGCTCTAGATCCAGTCCGGACATCAGCACGTACACGCCCTTGTTGAGTCCCCCCAGCACGTTGGCGGCCGGCACTTTCACATCCTCGAATATCAACTCGCTAGTCGGGCTGCCCCGGATGCCGAGTTTATCCAGCTTCGGTCCCTGCGTAAAGCCATTCATACCGCGTTCCACGATAAACGCCGTAATGCCGTGCTGCGGCTTCGCGCTCCCGTCCGTTTTCGCGTAAACAACGTAGGTATCTGCCACGGGACCGTTCGTAATCCAAAACTTGCTACCATTCAGCACGTAGTAGTCACCATGCTTGTCGGCCCGAAGCTTCATTGACACAACATCACTGCCGGATCCAGCCTCAGACATGGCCAGTGCCCCAATATGTTCACCATTGCACAGTTTCGGCAGATAGCGTTCCTTTTGCTCTTCGGTGCCATTCCGGTGGATCTGGTTGACGCACAGATTCGAGTGCGCACCGTACGACAAGGCGATCGAGCCGGATGCGCGAGACATCTCCTCGTTTACGATGCAGTGATCGAGATATGTGCCGCCCAGTCCACCGTAATCCGGTTTCACCGTTACCCCAAGCACACCGAGGTCGCCGAGTTTGCGCCAGAAATTTCGTAGATCCCTGGAAATAGCCACAtaaaattattgttattttcgCATCGCAGCTCATGTGAATGTTTAAATCGATGGCGACCCGTCGACACTTACTTGAACTCATTCTGCTTATCAATTTCCTGTGCGAACGGAGCGAGTTCCTTCTGGGTGAAGTTGAACACGGTTTGGCGCAACTGTCGCGGAATAGGCAGAACAAGGACAATACAGTGAGCGGATGTTGCTGGACAGATCGGTCAAATTGTGCCCTAGTAAGCATACCTGTTGCTGCTCCTCGGTCAATCCGAAAAGATTCTCGTCGATAGGGTAGTGCTGCATGGAGCGACATTGCAGGATGGAGCCGGCGGGCCGACGAGTGGTGGCCAGCAGCTTAGCGGCGGTTCCTAATTTACGTATCGCCGACATTCTGTTGGAGGATCACTATCAATCGCGGTTGGCAGCAACGTGATAAGAGACCTTCTCCAGTAGTGAAAGGAATGGCGCAGTTTGATGGCCACACGGAACACTCACTTTCGTCCGGGCTGATCGCAACAAGTACAATGTGTGCGGATCCGTGGCGAGCGACTTCGCGAAACACCCGTACGTTGCACAAGTTCGTTGTTtgtactcacacacacgctatCAACGATGGGCACATATGACCACGGCTAATCAACATGCGCATTGTTGCGCTGGAGGCTCGATTTACGGTGAATTCACTCTTTGAGCCGTCAAATCGAGAGATGACCTTGAAatttccacacacaaaataaaccaataaattCATAGTTATTGTGATTAGAGGCTCTGTTAAACCTCACAATTCAAAGAGAATTAtgttttttaattatgttattatttggtttattgcaaaaaacagcaaaacagatGTACTAAAAACATTTGTGTAGTACTAAAGTTCAACAGTCTTCATTCTATCAAGGGTTAACGACAAGAGCAAAACAACTCTACCGATTACGCTGGCAACACTGCACACTGGTTGTCAAAGGTATCTGTTGTGCATCATCGCGTAATGAAATGGTTCTATCCTGTGCAGAGATGGATGCAAATGGGAAGAAAACAAGTGTTGGAATCTATAAGTTTTTGAAGTAGTTAGCgcattgtttgctgttttttctGGCGGCCACCATTCTGGATGCGAGCTACGCGCAGAAATGAACAACAGAATGATGATCAAATGTGAACCCCTGGCTGAGGAAGCGGAACTGTTTCGAAGTTTGGTGTCGCACGACgaacaacatcagcagcagcaacatcaagATTTTCGGATGTTTTGTGCGTATAAATTGAAGGTAACAGAAGAGACTGCGGCACTATTGGAAGGTAAACGGGGTAGTTTCACAACCTAAGGTGTTTTGTTCAACCTAAGGTTCATTCCTATCTCCACAGAACAAGGCATCGATATGGAGTGCCTGCGCAAAATGCGCATCGAAGACGTCGACGTACTGTTTGAAGGGAAACCGCTCGGGCCGAAGATCCTCTTCCGTGAAGCGTTTCTCGAGTGGCGAGAAGAAATTGGTCTACCGTGCAAAAGTCTGAAGACGCTTTCAGCTCGCAAACGTTCCTCCGAATCGTCCGATAGTGATAACAGTAGCCCACCGAAACAAGCGGCAGCTATTTCTCCGGCATCTGCGCTACTCTGGGACGAGAGtcttcagcagcaacacttCCAGGAACAGCGTAttaaacagcagcaacaggtgTTAGACAAGGACTCTCTGCCGAACCGCAAACCAACCGTTTCGTACAGTTCCTTTGGGTGGCCCATGAACCCGGTCACGCTAAAGGATATTCTCAACAGTAGCTCACACGGGCGGTCAATTTTGGCCGCTGGTGAGCTTGGCGGACTGGGTAAATCTCAGCAGTACCAACTGACGGCCATCATTATATCCTACCATATGGAGTATAATGTAAAAATCACGATTCCTCAGCTGGAAAATTATGCGTGCTGCATCGTAACACTCTTACCTCATGAAAATTCCGTAAGTAAAGCCGAATCAGCTGCCAATTTTATCACTATTCTTATTTGTGTTATTACCACTTTCAGCTAACCTACTACATTCCACGCGGTCCCAATCGGCGCACTCAGGGCGGTTCGCTGTATTCGCGATTCATCAATCAAAAAATTAGCAAAAAGGCACTTGCCATCGGCAACTCGGTTGCAGCATCCTAACGTGTGTGCGATGCACTCGAGTCAGTACCATTCCAGGCGTAGAGATGCTATACTAGTCACAATCTCACTGCCGAACCGAATCGCAGCGTGGCCAGTGCGTAACCACCCACAGAATAATCTTATTACCGCGTTAAGTATCGGTTACCTGACTCACCGATCCCTTAGGCGTCTGTGTATCTGTCAGTTGAAGGATAAACGTAGAAGCGTTTGAAGACGCTCAACATTGTTTGGCGTAGTTTAGTTGCGtataatatttattcatttttaccacCGACCCATTCCAAGTCCCAAGCGAGATGTGTGGCTCCGATGCGGTTAATACTTAGGATTGATACGCTGGATTCGGGTGATTCGCTCGAATGGCCCATCGGATAGAGTGTCTTGCTCATACTCAGTACAAGCCGTCTTATAGGCAAAACTTACAACCGCTGGTGTTGGTTGATGATTAGATAGTAATGAACGTTTAGAAGTTAGTTGTTAGACTAGATCTGCGTGGTTGACAATGTTAGCGACGAATGTAAAAGTCTATTATCAATAATCTCTGGGAGAAGCACAAAACGAGTAAACATCACTACAAATCGATAGCTTTCGACAGACCATATACAACGTTATTATCTCCTTCCTAAAAGGCTAGATAACTGGTTGCACATATGCCATATACCATCATAGCAGGCAACGCAAGGCAAAGAGAAGATGGGATGGAAAGCAGCACTTTCTATCGTACACCAAACAATGTATGTGTGTGACTCTTTTCAAATAATACTTTGGATGTGATTTAGTTTACAGTTGATATTTTAAGTTGATTACAgttgatattgttttttttcttctttgaaTTGATAAGATGAATCTCGGGATAAGAAGACTTTTCATGATGTGCAAGTTTGGCTATCATGTAAAAGTATTGTAATTATTGTTCGCATCATGTTGCGCCAACCTatgaacaaaacaacatttttaaaatgcataataaaatggccaaaatgttTAGAACTGATAACAGTACTGTGATACCGTTTTACCGTGgtagtgaaagtgaaagtgaaaatcgaggagagaaagtgaaaatcgGAAACGGACATGGACGTTGTAGGATTGAACAGTACTGTATTTCCACATTTTGCTTATGCCTGGTGATACCAAGCTCCGTTTGTTCGTTTCAGCAAAACTGATCTAAACCCGAGAAGATTTTCTAGCGCTTTTGATCACCAAGATCATCAATGCAGTCCTCGTCGATTTCCGGCCACTTTTCCGGAATGATATCGAACAGCTCATCCTTCACGTCGCCTTGAATGACGATCTCATCGTCACCTGTCACCGATGATCCGCAGGCAAACTTTGTTCCAAAAAATTTGGCCGCCAGCTTTAGNNNNNNNNNNNNNNNNNNNNNNNNNNNNNNNNNNNNNNNNNNNNNNNNNNNNNNNNNNNNNNNNNNNNNNNNNNNNNNNNNNNNNNNNNNNNNNNNNNNNGATAGTGCTGCGCCGCGCGGACTTATCGGACGTGTCGGAGGATCAGGCTCAGGCCGATTTTGGTTTGTCGGCTCTCACTACTCAATTGCCACGATAAGATAAAGCGTCTTCGAACGGATACTGGACGTGCCTCCGGGGCCCTGCGCTGCTAGTTAATGCTCGGCCTTAGCCCAGCGTGCGTTATGCGATAAAACTGTGCGACGTACAACTAAACGCAAGTCTTCCAATCGGCGAGCCACTCGCGTGCGTAACAGTGTGACCTTTGATCGAAATCTACGGCTCCAACAATGTCGTCTAGTCTGGGCAAAAAGTTTGGTGATTTAATCGGTTCCATCGACGAAGGCACCAGCTCCGCCCGATTCATACTGTTCCGCGCGGAAACGGCCGAAGTGGTTTGCTTCCATCAGAAAGAGCTCCGACAGATTTACCCGCAGGAAGGATGGGTCGAGCAGGAACCGCAGGAAATTCTTGGCGTGGTGCAGGAATGTATCGAGCGAACCCTCGAAAAGCTTCGTGAGCTGGGCGGTGACCCCGAAAACGACATCGTCGCGGTCGGTGTTACGAACCAGCGTGAAACGACCATCGTATGGGACCGGACGACGGGCGAGCCTCTCTACAATGCCATCGTATGGCTTGATATGCGCACCGCGTCCACCGTCGACCAGCTGCTCGACACGGTGCCCAACAAGACTAAGAATAAAGAGTACCTGAAGCCAATCTGCGGACTGCCACTGTCGCCATACTTTTCGGCCGTGAAGCTACGCTGGCTGATGGACAACGTGCCGAAGGTGAAAGCAGCCATCCGGGAAGGGCAATGCCTGTTCGGTACGGTCGACAGTTGGCT
Coding sequences within it:
- the LOC128267623 gene encoding ADP,ATP carrier protein 1 gives rise to the protein MAKKPDPYGFAKDFLAGGISAAISKTAVAPIERVKLLLQVQAASKQISVDKQYKGIVDCFVRIPKEQGIGAFWRGNLANVIRYFPTQALNFAFKDVYKQIFLGGVDKNTQFWRYFLGNLGSGGAAGATSLCFVYPLDFARTRLGADVGRGAGEREYNGLLDCLKKTVKSDGIVGLYRGFNVSVQGIIIYRAAYFGCFDTAKGMLPDPKNTSLLVSWAIAQTVTTASGIISYPFDTVRRRMMMQSGRAKADIMYKNTLDCWVKIGKQEGSGAFFKGAFSNVLRGTGGALVLVFYDEVKALLG
- the LOC128277623 gene encoding isovaleryl-CoA dehydrogenase, mitochondrial, coding for MSAIRKLGTAAKLLATTRRPAGSILQCRSMQHYPIDENLFGLTEEQQQLRQTVFNFTQKELAPFAQEIDKQNEFKDLRNFWRKLGDLGVLGVTVKPDYGGLGGTYLDHCIVNEEMSRASGSIALSYGAHSNLCVNQIHRNGTEEQKERYLPKLCNGEHIGALAMSEAGSGSDVVSMKLRADKHGDYYVLNGSKFWITNGPVADTYVVYAKTDGSAKPQHGITAFIVERGMNGFTQGPKLDKLGIRGSPTSELIFEDVKVPAANVLGGLNKGVYVLMSGLDLERLVLAAGPVGLMQAACDVAFEYAHTRKQFNTRIGEFQLLQGKMADMYTTMNACRAYLYSVARACDVGKANPKDCAGVILYCAEKATQVALDAIQILGGNGYINDYPAGRIMRDCKLYEIGAGTSEIRRMLIGRSLNKEYQ
- the LOC128278296 gene encoding uncharacterized protein LOC128278296; this encodes MNNRMMIKCEPLAEEAELFRSLVSHDEQHQQQQHQDFRMFCAYKLKVTEETAALLEEQGIDMECLRKMRIEDVDVLFEGKPLGPKILFREAFLEWREEIGLPCKSLKTLSARKRSSESSDSDNSSPPKQAAAISPASALLWDESLQQQHFQEQRIKQQQQVLDKDSLPNRKPTVSYSSFGWPMNPVTLKDILNSSSHGRSILAAGELGGLGKSQQYQLTAIIISYHMEYNVKITIPQLENYACCIVTLLPHENSLTYYIPRGPNRRTQGGSLYSRFINQKISKKALAIGNSVAAS